TTTCCTGGGCGATGGTGCAAGTCTCCTACAAAAATCGAAAATCAGGCCGCCTCGCCCTTGCTGCGGATTTCCCGCTGCAGACGGTCAATCAACCGATCGAGGGACATCTGCCCGAGATCCCGATTGCCTCGAGCACGCAAGGCGACCAACCCGGCAGCCTTTTCCTTGTCGCCGACGACGACGAGATACGGCCGCTTCAACAAACTATGTTCGCGGATTTTATAGTTGATTTTTTCACCGCGCAAATCGCATTCGACGCGCAAGCCCGCATCCCGCAGCTTTTGCGCCACATCGGCGGCGTAATCGGCCTGTCCTGCCGAAATGTTCATCACCACCGCCTGCACCGGCGATAGCCACAGCGGCAGCGCGCCGGCGTGATGCTCGATGAGGATGCCGGCAAAACGCTCCAGCGAGCCGAACAAGGCGCGGTGCAGCATCACCGGCCGGCGATGCGCGTTGTCGGCGGCCACGTAGTGGATATCGAAGCGCTCCGGCAGGTTCATGTCGACCTGCAGGGTACCGCACTGCCAGTCGCGGCCGATCGCATCGCGCAGCACGAATTCCAGCTTGGGCCCGTAAAACGCGCCTTCGCCGGGAAAGAGCTCATAGCGCATGCCCATGTGTTCGAGCGCATTCGCGAGCGCTGCCTCGAGCTTGTCCCAGGTCTCGTCCGAGCCGATGCGCTTCTCGGGACGGGTCGAGAGCTTGATGCGCACGTCGGTGAAGCCGAAGTCCTTGTAGATGTCGAGGATCAGCGCGACGACGTCCTTGCACTCCTCTTCCATCTGCTCTTCGGTGCAAAAGATGTGCGCGTCGTCCTGGGTGAAATGACGCACACGCAACAGGCCATGCAGCGCGCCGGAGGGTTCATATCGATGCACCTTGCCGAATTCGGCCATGCGTAGCGGCAAGTCGCGGTAGCTCTTCACGCCCTGCTTGAACAGCAGCATGCTGCCCGGGCAGTTCATCGGCTTCAGGGCAAACACGCGTTCGTCCTCGGTCTGCGTCGTGAACATGTGCTCGCGGTAATTGAACCAGTGGCCGGAGACCTCCCAGAGGCTGCGATCCATCACGTCGGGCGTATTCACCTCGACATAGCCGGCGGCTTCCTGGCGCGCGCGCATGTAACCGATCAGATCCTGGAACAGCCGCCAGCCATGCGGATGCCAGAACACCGCGCCCGGCGCTTCTTCCTGGAAGTGAAACAGGTCGAGCTGTTGGCCGAGCTTGCGATGGTCGCGCTTCTCGGCCTCTTCGAGCATCGTCAGATAGGCGTCCAGCTCCTGTTTCGTCGCCCAGGCCGTGCCATAGACGCGCTGCAGCTGCTCGTTCTTCGCGTCCCCCCGCCAATAGGCACCGGCCACCTTCATCAGTTTGAAGTGCTTGAGCTTGCCGGTCGAGGGCACGTGTGGGCCGCGGCACAGATCGACGAAATCACCCTCGCGGTAAAGAGAGACCTCCTCGCCTTGCGGAATCGCGGCGATCAGCTCGGCCTTGTAGTGCTCACCGATCGACTCGAAGAACTCGGCCGCCTTGTCGCGTGGCCAGACTTCGCGAGTCACCGGGTAGTCCTTCTTCGAAAGCTCCATCATGCGCTTTTCGATCGCGGCGAGGTCTTCGGGGGTGAGCGGCCGGCAGGCGAAGTCGTAGTAGAAGCCGTTTTCGATCACCGGACCGATCGTCACCTGGGCTTCGGGGATCAGCTCCTTCAGCGCATAGGCGAGCAGATGCGCGGTCGAGTGACGGATGATCTCGAGACCTTCGGGATCCTTGTCGGTGACGATCGCGAGCCTGGCGTCATGATCGATCCGATACGAGGTATCGACCAGCTTGCCATCGACCTTGCCGGCCAGCGCCGCCTTGGCCAGACCCGCACCGATCGACGCAGCCACCTCGGCCACCGTGGGCGGCTCAACGAAACTGCGTTGCGAACCATCGGGCAGGGTAATGACCGGCATGTGTGGGCTCCAGAAACGAGAAAGGGTGCCAGATCGCTCAGGCACCCCTGGGAACGTTCGTTGGCGGAGTGGACGGGACTCGAACCCGCGACCCCCGGCGTGACAGGCCGGTATTCTAACCGACTGAACTACCACTCCGCATCGGTTCTCGACGCATCGGCTCTCGATGGATCGAGTCGCGCATTCTAGCAAAATCTTTCGATTCGCCAAGCGTTTTTTCGCGCGCTCCCAAATCGGCGCGGGTGGGACGGCACCTCCCCCGCCGGTCCCGTCGCACGATCAGAGCCTCGCCGGCCGCTTGGCCAGCTTGCGCTGCAGGGTACGCCGATGCATCTTCAGGGCCCGCGCGGTGGCGGAGATGTTACCGTCATGCTCATGCAGCACGCGCTGGATGTGCTCCCATTCGAGCCGGCTGACCGAGAGCGGATCACTCGGCACCTCGGCCGCCGCGGCTGGCTCGCCCTCGGTCGCGGCGAATGCAGCGATGATCGCCTCGACCTCGACGGGCTTGGCGAAATATTGCACCGCACCGAGCTTGATGGCCTCGACCGCCGTGGCGATGCTCGCATAACCGGTCAGCACGACGATGCGACAGTGCGGCGCAATCTCGAGCAGCGGGCGAATCAGCTGCAGGCCAGAACTGCTGCCGAGGTTGAGGTCGAGTACCACGGCATCGAGTGGCGACTGCCGCGCCAGGATCAAGGCCGATTCGGCATCCGTCGCGCCCCTGGCTTCATAGCCGCGCCGCGTCAGGGCGCGCGTCAGCACGGCGTTGAAAGTGGTGTCATCATCGATGACCAGCACCGATTCACTCATGCAGTTTCTCCCAATGGCAGTTCGATGGTCGCCTGCCCACCCTCGCGATTTTCCAGCCGGAGCCGGCCGCCGCGACGCTCGACGGCGGCGCGCGTCAGCCACAGGCCGATGCCGCTGCCCTCGGCCACCGGCGCCAGTGGTTCGGCGCCGCAGCGGCGCAACACCTCGGACGGGAAGCCCGGGCCGCGATCCTGGACGGCGATGATCAGCCTCTGGTCATTCCAACCGAGCAGCACACGGATCTGCTGGGGCGCGATCTTCGCCGCATTGTTGAGCAGGTTGGTGATCGCCTGTTCGATCGCCGCCTCGGGCATCAGCCGTGGCGGCGTCCCGGGCGTCTCGATCTTTAGCGTGCAGACCGCGCTCGGCCACAGCGTGCGCCAGCGGGCGAGCAGATTCTCCAGCCAAACGTCCGCGGCCATGAGCTGCTGCGCGCGTTCGATGCCGGCCTTTTGGGTCAGCCCGCCGACGATCTCCTTGCAGATGCCGATCTGCCGGCGCAGCAGATCGAGATCGGCGCGCGCCTCCTCGGGCAGGCGGGGATCAGCGGCGAGCTCGCCGGCGAGCACGTTCATCGTCGCCAGCGGCGTGCCCAGCTCGTGAGCGGCACCGGCGGCCAGCTGGCCGAGCGCGACGACCTGCGCGTCACGCAGCGCCTCCTCACGCGCGGCCGCCAGTTCGAGATCGCGCTCGCGCAATGCCTGGGTCATCCGCGTGACGAACCAGACCAGCAATAGCACCGAGACGACGAAGGTCAGCCACATGCCGGAAAGGTGCAGGCGTGTCGCGCGTGCGACATCGGCTACCGGCAGCGGCAGCGAATAGAGCATCAACAGTGAATAGATGCCGATCGCCAGCGTGGCCAGCCCGACCGCCCAGCGTGCCGGCAAGGCGAACGCCGCGACCGCCACCGGCAAGAGGAGCAGCGAGATCAGCGGATTGGTCGCCCCGCCGGTGAGATAAAGCATCACGCCCATCGCGACGAGATCCACCGCGAGCTGCCCGGCGAGATCCAGCGGGCGGAAGTCCTCTTCGCCGCCCCAGACCTGGATGACCAGATTGAAGACCGCCAGGAGGGCCAGCAAGGACAGCAGGGGCGACAACGGCAGCGCGATGTCGAGTAAGGTCGGCCCCGCCAGCACCGCCAGGGTGAGCGCACCGATCAGCCACCAGCGCAGCAGCGCCAGCCGGCGGCGGATCGTCGTCAGACGCTGGATTTCATGGTTCTGCATGGACGAATTATCCGCCAGGATGCGGAAAGGCTCGCGTCCCTGGGCTGCGACATTCGGTCGCAGCAGCCGCTCACTCGGCGAGACGGAGGCCGGTCTTCTTTAGGATGCGGCTGCTGAACAGCACATCGTGTGCGCGACAGGCCGAGCCGAGCAGCGCGGCGATGCGTTCGACCTGCGCCAGCGCGGCTTCTCGACTTTTGGCGTGCACCATCGCGAACAGGTTGTAAGGCCAGTCGGGCAGATGGCGCGGTCGCCGATAGCAGTGGCTGACGAACGGCAGTGCGCCGACCTGTCTGCCGAGCCGGTCGACGTCGGCATCGTCGACATCCCAGACCGTCATGCCATTGAAGCGATAGCCGAGCGCGTAATGGTTCGGCACCGCGCCGATGCGGCGGATCGCGCCTGTAGCCAGCATCGCCGCCAGACGCGCCTTGACCTCCTGCGGCGCAATGCCGAGCATGTCGGCGAGCGCCTGCCAGGGCCGCGGCACCAGCGGCAGGCCGGCCTGAGTCGCGAGGATCAGGCGACGGTCGGTCTCATCCGGCATCGAGCTTCAGCTCCACGAAATATTCGCGCTCCTTCGGGAAGGCGAATACGGTCAGACCGGTGTCGGACTCGATCTTCTCGATCGCCGCAGCGATTCCCTCCGGCGTTTCGGTGGCCAGTACGAACCACATGTTGAACGCATGTTCGCGGCGATAATTGTGCGCCACCTCGGGCAGCGCATTCACCGCGGCGGCGACCTCGTCGAAACGCTCTTCCGGCACTTTCAGCGCGGCGAGCACGAAGGCGCCGCCGAGCTTTTCGATCTGATAGAGCGGGCCGAAACGGGTGAGCACCCTGCGCTCGAGCAGCGCGGCAAGCCGCGCGATGACTTCGCTCTCGGAAAGTCCCAAGGATTCGCCCACTGCGCGGTAGGGCTCATCGCACAGCGGAAAGCCGCCTTGCAGCGCATTGATCAGCGCCCGGTCGGTCGCGTCGAGCGCGATGTCATCCCGCTGCGGCATCGAAATATCTCGCGCCGCACTGCTTGAAGCGCCGCCGGGAAAACAGCGCCTGGGCTGGATGAGCGGCGATCGCGCGCAGGCGTTCGATCACCTGCTCGACCTCGCCGCGCGAGCGGCCATGCACCATGCAATAGAGATTGGCGGACCATTCGGGCAGATGGCGCGCGCGCCGGTAGCACAGCGTCACCTCCGGCTCGCGTGCCAGACGCCTGCCGATCTCGGCGACTCGATCGTCCGGCACGTCGAACACCACCATCGCGTTGGCCGTGAAACCCAGCTCGTGATGGCGCACGACGATGCCGAAGCGCTTGATGCAGCCAGCTTCCAGCCATTGGTCGAGCCGTTCGATCAGCGCCGATTCCGTGATCCCGATCTTGGCGGCAAGCTCCGCGAAGGGATGCGGCACGAGCGGCAGCCCCGGCTGCAGCGCGGCGATCAGCCGGCGATCGAGCGCGGAGGTCTCGACCGGGAGACAAGGCCGCGCCGGCGACCGCGGTCTCTTGCCGCCGTGCAGCAGATCGAAGCCGAGATCGATGTGGTATTCCTCGACGAGCGGCAGCGCGATCGGCTCCAACCCCGTCTCGGCGTGAATCTCGGTCAGCAAGGCTTCGAGCGCAGGGGCGTCGGCCGCCGTGGCGACGAACCAGAGGTTGAAGCGGTGCTCGCGCTCGTAGTTGTGATTCACGCCGGGATGAGCATTGACCAGCGCAGCGACGGCATCGAGCCGTTCGGGCGGCACCGCCAGCGCAGCGAGCGTGCTGGCGCCCACGCTGCGTGGCGCGAACACCGCGCCGATGCGGCTGATCGCGCCGGTTTCCTGCAAGCGGCGGCAAGCGGCGAGCACCGTCGCCTCGTCGCTGTCGAGCCGGCGCGCGAGCGCGGAAAACGGCGCCGGCACGAGCGGGAAATCGTGCTGGAAGTCGTTGAGCAGACGGATCTCGAGCTGCTGCTGGGCGGGCGAGGGCGCGTTCATCAGAATCCCATCCTCGCCGCACGGCTGGTGAAGAAAATGCCCGACGGGCTCTTCGCCGGCAGTTCCGCCAACCGCTCGAAATGCTGCGTGTCGAAAACGATCACGCGATGATCATCGCGCGCCGACAGCCAAACGGCTTCGCCGCGCGGCGTGAATTCCATGTGCAGGATCGCCCTGCCCGGTTGCAGGGTTGCCACCACCTTGCCGGACAGGGTATCGATCACCTGCACCCAGCCATTGTCGGGGTGGGCGAAATTCACCCAGATCTGCCGGCCATCGGGGCGCGCCATCACGAACACCGGCTGGCTTTTCACCGCGATGCGCCCGACCTCGCGCCAGTCGCGCCGGTCGACGACCAGCACCTCGTGGCGGCCGATCGCCGGCAGATAGACATAATCGCCCGCCACGGCCCAACCCCGCAGGTGCGGCATCTTGAACACCGGCAGCTTCTGCTCGCCCTTGCCGTAGTTTTCGAGGATCTTGCGCGTGCCCAGATCCATCCGCCAGGTGTCGAGCAGCGCGACGCCATCCTCGCCGAACAGCCCGGCGAGATAGTAGCGGCCATCCGGCGTCACCAGACCGTCGTAGGGTTGCCGACCGGCCGGGAATTTCTGCGTTTTCGGCGCACGCGGATCGGCGAGATCGGTGACCCAGATCTCGCCCTTGTCGAACAGCGCATAGGCGAATTTCTGCCCGGGCAGATCCACCAAGCCCACGACCTTCGAGCCCGCCGGGACTTCGGAGAGCAGCTCGAGTGTTTCGGCATCGAAGACCTTGATGCCGCCCGGCTCGTAATTCTGCGCGACGACCAGACGCCCATCCTGGGAAATCGCACCGCCGATGCTGTTGCCCGCCTGCATCACGCGCTTGACGATCTTCTGCTCGAGCAGATCGACTCTGCTGAGCCCGCCATCGCGGCCGAAGACATAGGCATAGCGGCCGTCGCGCGAGAACACCGTCGAGGCATGCGACAGATCGCCCAAGCCCTCGATGCGGCCCAACGCGCGCTTGTGCGTCGTCTCGACCACCACGACACTGCCGCTGGCGCGCTCGATGATGAGACCCAAATCGCCGCTGCCGCGCAACGCCGACGGCGGCGTCTGTGCGCAGGCCGCCAGGAAGATGCAGCAGAGGGTGAGCAACCAGCGCCTCATGGCTGCGCCTCCTCGGGAAAGCCGGCGAGCAGCTGCTCGGCGATCCAGCGCGCCTGGGCTTCGGAAAGCAGCGATTTCCACGGCGGCATCGCCGTGCCTTCCTTGCCGTGGAGGATGATCACAGTGAGCGCCTCGGGCGAAAAGCCGGAAAGCGCCTCGCGGGTGAGCGGTTTGCCCAACCCCCCTTTGAGCGTCATGCCGTGGCAGGCGCCGCAATCCTGGCGCACCAGACGAATCATCTCCGACGACACGGGTTCCGCGCTGCCGGCAAACGCCCAGGCGGGGAACCACAGGGCGAGGAGCAGGACAGGGATGCGCATCGCGTCTGCCTACTGCTGGCCACCGAGATAGACGGCGACGGCGTGCATTTCGAGCTCGGTGAGCTTGCTGGCGATGCTGTGCATCACGGCATTGTCGTTGGTGCGCTCGCGCTTGCCGAAGTCCTTGAGCTGAGTGACCAGATAGTTCGGATACTGCGCAGTCAGGCGTGGGTAGATCGCGTTGGCACTCTCTTTCTCGACACCGTGACAGGGGGCGCAGCGCATCTCGATCTCTTGGCGCGTCGCCGGGGAAAGTTTCTCCAAAATCAAGTCTTCCCCGCTAGAACAGAAACCGGCACCAGACAAACGCACCGGCAAGAAGGGAAACATACACATTTCTCATCATCTTCGTCGCTAAGCGGAACAGCATCGACACTGCCAGAACGGCATTGCCGATATGTTACCGCTTTGCCGCTTTCGGCTCGCCGGATCGGCGGATGGCAAGATTCTGGATGGTTGCAAGTCCAGCCATGCCACCCGCCAGAGGCAACGCGGCAAATGTTTCCCGTTGCCGCGTTGCGAACGATGCTCAATAGATGTCGTGCTGCGTGTTGTTGACGTTGAACTTGCCGGTCGGCGTGATCAGCTGCGGATCCTTGATCACCGTCTTCAGCTTACGCGTCTTGTCATCGACCACGACGACCGCCGACTGCTTGTTTTTAGCGCTCCAGACGGAGAACCAGACTTCGTCGCCGGCGGCATTGTACTCCGGCTCAACGACGCGCTTGGCGCCATCATCGCTGAGTCCTGCCCATTCCGCGATCGGCAGCGTCTCGCAGCCCTTGTCGAGATTGCCGATATCGAACACGCAGATGGACTGACTGACCTTCGGATCCGGGTTGAGCGGCGCATCGACCCACAGGTTGCGGGACTTCGGATTGGTCTTGATGAACAACGAACCGCCGCCGTTGTGTTTCAACGTGCGCACCACCTTCCAGGCGTATTCCTTGTGCTTCACCGGGTCGGTGCCGATCACCGAGATGGTCTCGTCGCCCAGGTGAGTGGTCGCCCAGACCGGACCATACTTCGGATCGATGAAGTTCGCGCCGCGACCAGGATGTGGCGTCTTGCCGACCTCGATCAGCTTGACGAGCTTATCCTCCTTGGTATCGATCACCGCGATCTTGTTGGAGGCATTGGCCGCATCCATGAAGTAACGATGGGTCGACTCATAACCGCCGTCATGGAGGAACTTCGCCGCATCGATGGCGGTGACCCTCAGGTTGTTCAGGTCGGTGTAATTGACCATCAGCACCTTACCGGTTTCCTTGGCATTGACGACGAATTCGGGATGGAAGTGCGAGGCGACGATGGCAGCGACGCGGGGTTCGGGGTGGTATTCGCCATCGACCGTCATGCCGCGCGTGCTGACGATCTTGAGGGGCTTGAGCGTGTCGCCTTCCATGATCACGTATTGCGGCGGCCAGTAGGAACCAGCGATCGCATACTTGTCCTCGTAGCCCTTGTATTTCGAAGTCTCGACAGAACGCGCCTCGAGGCCGATCTTGAGTTCGGCGACATTGTCGGGCTTCTCCATCCACAGATCGATCAGGTTCAGCTTGGCATCGCGGCCGATGACATAGAGGTAGCGGCCGGAGGCCGACAGACGTGAGATATGCACCGCATAGCCGGTCTTGACGATGTTGATGATCTTCTTGGTGTCGCCATCGATCAATGCCACCTCGCCGGCGTCGCGCAACGTCACCGAGAACAGGTTCGACAGATTGTAGTTGTTCATCTTCTTCTTCGGCCGCTGCTCGGGCGGCACGATGACCTTCCAGCTTGCCATCATTTCCTTCATGCCGAACTCTGGCGGTGCGGGCGGCGTCTGCTGAACGTAGCGCACCATGATGTCGACTTCCTCGGGCGTCAGCTCGCCAGAGGTTCCCCAGTTCGGCATGCCCGCAGGCGATCCGTAGGTGATGAAGGTCTTTAGATACTCGCTACCGCGGTTGATCGTGATGTCCGGCGTCAGTGGCTTGCCGGTGGCCCCCTTGCGCAGCACCCCGTGACAGCCGGCACAGCGCTGGAAGAAGATCTGCTTGCCCTTCTCGAACTCCGCCTTGGTCATCGGTGGCGCTTTCGGGTTGATGTCGTGGTACATCTCGACGCCGGCGAGCGGTGAGCCGCCGGTCTGATATTGCGCCTCGGCCGCGGTAACCCCCTTGTGACCTTCCTCGGCGGCCGCCTGACCGAATGCGGCAGCCATCGCCATTGGCAGAACCCCCAGCGCGAAGTGCTTGAATTTGAACTGCTTCATCTGAATCCTCCCGGGACAAGTGAATGAACATAGGCGCACCCATCGCCTACATTGATAAGCATCCTCTCGAACGCACGTCCTTACCTTGACAAGGGTCAATTTCCTGCAAAATGATCGTGCCGCTGTTCATTGTCCGTCGGAAAACGTCGGGCATGTCATTGCGACCAGCGTTCGACATCCTTCTGGCTGGCGTAGAACTGCGCCACGGCATCGATGTCTTCCGGCGCGAGGGCTTCCAGCTTCTGAGCCTTGCGTTTCGACATCCCACGCACCCCACGCTTGAAATTTTGCAGCTCGAGTTTCAGATACTCGGGCCACTGCCCGGCGATCATGGGTAACGGTATGGTTTTCTCCGCACCATAGTCCTGATGGCACCGTAAGCACTCGCGGTCGAATTCCCGGGATTGATGAATCTGTCGCCACAGCGCCCCCTTGTCGAGATGGCAAGTTCGGCACAGCTTGTAAAAGACGCTCGCCCCGCGTTTCACCAACGCACTGTCGAGCGGGCCGTTTTGCGGCATCGGCCGCAGACGGGCAAAGAATTCCGCCATGGTTTCGATCTGGATATCCGAATAAGCGCGAGCCAGGCGCGCCATGATCGTCGCGCGCCCATCGCGCTTGAAGCGCTGCATGGAGGCGACGAAGTAATCTTTCGGCATACCGGCGAGACTCGGAATGCTCGGCCCGGCACTGCTGCCGAGTGTGCCGTGACAACCGCCGCACGGAATGGAAAGCATCACGGCGTTGGGCACAGCGGCCTTGGCGGCACCGATCAACGACACGAGCAACAGCGACGTGCCAAGCCAGAAACGTGCCC
This genomic interval from Sulfuricystis multivorans contains the following:
- a CDS encoding Lrp/AsnC family transcriptional regulator, coding for MPQRDDIALDATDRALINALQGGFPLCDEPYRAVGESLGLSESEVIARLAALLERRVLTRFGPLYQIEKLGGAFVLAALKVPEERFDEVAAAVNALPEVAHNYRREHAFNMWFVLATETPEGIAAAIEKIESDTGLTVFAFPKEREYFVELKLDAG
- a CDS encoding c-type cytochrome, whose product is MFPFLPVRLSGAGFCSSGEDLILEKLSPATRQEIEMRCAPCHGVEKESANAIYPRLTAQYPNYLVTQLKDFGKRERTNDNAVMHSIASKLTELEMHAVAVYLGGQQ
- a CDS encoding siroheme decarboxylase subunit beta is translated as MPDETDRRLILATQAGLPLVPRPWQALADMLGIAPQEVKARLAAMLATGAIRRIGAVPNHYALGYRFNGMTVWDVDDADVDRLGRQVGALPFVSHCYRRPRHLPDWPYNLFAMVHAKSREAALAQVERIAALLGSACRAHDVLFSSRILKKTGLRLAE
- a CDS encoding ATP-binding protein; this translates as MQNHEIQRLTTIRRRLALLRWWLIGALTLAVLAGPTLLDIALPLSPLLSLLALLAVFNLVIQVWGGEEDFRPLDLAGQLAVDLVAMGVMLYLTGGATNPLISLLLLPVAVAAFALPARWAVGLATLAIGIYSLLMLYSLPLPVADVARATRLHLSGMWLTFVVSVLLLVWFVTRMTQALRERDLELAAAREEALRDAQVVALGQLAAGAAHELGTPLATMNVLAGELAADPRLPEEARADLDLLRRQIGICKEIVGGLTQKAGIERAQQLMAADVWLENLLARWRTLWPSAVCTLKIETPGTPPRLMPEAAIEQAITNLLNNAAKIAPQQIRVLLGWNDQRLIIAVQDRGPGFPSEVLRRCGAEPLAPVAEGSGIGLWLTRAAVERRGGRLRLENREGGQATIELPLGETA
- a CDS encoding cytochrome D1 domain-containing protein, producing the protein MRRWLLTLCCIFLAACAQTPPSALRGSGDLGLIIERASGSVVVVETTHKRALGRIEGLGDLSHASTVFSRDGRYAYVFGRDGGLSRVDLLEQKIVKRVMQAGNSIGGAISQDGRLVVAQNYEPGGIKVFDAETLELLSEVPAGSKVVGLVDLPGQKFAYALFDKGEIWVTDLADPRAPKTQKFPAGRQPYDGLVTPDGRYYLAGLFGEDGVALLDTWRMDLGTRKILENYGKGEQKLPVFKMPHLRGWAVAGDYVYLPAIGRHEVLVVDRRDWREVGRIAVKSQPVFVMARPDGRQIWVNFAHPDNGWVQVIDTLSGKVVATLQPGRAILHMEFTPRGEAVWLSARDDHRVIVFDTQHFERLAELPAKSPSGIFFTSRAARMGF
- a CDS encoding c-type cytochrome; the encoded protein is MRIPVLLLALWFPAWAFAGSAEPVSSEMIRLVRQDCGACHGMTLKGGLGKPLTREALSGFSPEALTVIILHGKEGTAMPPWKSLLSEAQARWIAEQLLAGFPEEAQP
- a CDS encoding response regulator transcription factor codes for the protein MSESVLVIDDDTTFNAVLTRALTRRGYEARGATDAESALILARQSPLDAVVLDLNLGSSSGLQLIRPLLEIAPHCRIVVLTGYASIATAVEAIKLGAVQYFAKPVEVEAIIAAFAATEGEPAAAAEVPSDPLSVSRLEWEHIQRVLHEHDGNISATARALKMHRRTLQRKLAKRPARL
- a CDS encoding c-type cytochrome; its protein translation is MADLRWARFWLGTSLLLVSLIGAAKAAVPNAVMLSIPCGGCHGTLGSSAGPSIPSLAGMPKDYFVASMQRFKRDGRATIMARLARAYSDIQIETMAEFFARLRPMPQNGPLDSALVKRGASVFYKLCRTCHLDKGALWRQIHQSREFDRECLRCHQDYGAEKTIPLPMIAGQWPEYLKLELQNFKRGVRGMSKRKAQKLEALAPEDIDAVAQFYASQKDVERWSQ
- a CDS encoding nitrite reductase; protein product: MKQFKFKHFALGVLPMAMAAAFGQAAAEEGHKGVTAAEAQYQTGGSPLAGVEMYHDINPKAPPMTKAEFEKGKQIFFQRCAGCHGVLRKGATGKPLTPDITINRGSEYLKTFITYGSPAGMPNWGTSGELTPEEVDIMVRYVQQTPPAPPEFGMKEMMASWKVIVPPEQRPKKKMNNYNLSNLFSVTLRDAGEVALIDGDTKKIINIVKTGYAVHISRLSASGRYLYVIGRDAKLNLIDLWMEKPDNVAELKIGLEARSVETSKYKGYEDKYAIAGSYWPPQYVIMEGDTLKPLKIVSTRGMTVDGEYHPEPRVAAIVASHFHPEFVVNAKETGKVLMVNYTDLNNLRVTAIDAAKFLHDGGYESTHRYFMDAANASNKIAVIDTKEDKLVKLIEVGKTPHPGRGANFIDPKYGPVWATTHLGDETISVIGTDPVKHKEYAWKVVRTLKHNGGGSLFIKTNPKSRNLWVDAPLNPDPKVSQSICVFDIGNLDKGCETLPIAEWAGLSDDGAKRVVEPEYNAAGDEVWFSVWSAKNKQSAVVVVDDKTRKLKTVIKDPQLITPTGKFNVNNTQHDIY
- the thrS gene encoding threonine--tRNA ligase, which produces MPVITLPDGSQRSFVEPPTVAEVAASIGAGLAKAALAGKVDGKLVDTSYRIDHDARLAIVTDKDPEGLEIIRHSTAHLLAYALKELIPEAQVTIGPVIENGFYYDFACRPLTPEDLAAIEKRMMELSKKDYPVTREVWPRDKAAEFFESIGEHYKAELIAAIPQGEEVSLYREGDFVDLCRGPHVPSTGKLKHFKLMKVAGAYWRGDAKNEQLQRVYGTAWATKQELDAYLTMLEEAEKRDHRKLGQQLDLFHFQEEAPGAVFWHPHGWRLFQDLIGYMRARQEAAGYVEVNTPDVMDRSLWEVSGHWFNYREHMFTTQTEDERVFALKPMNCPGSMLLFKQGVKSYRDLPLRMAEFGKVHRYEPSGALHGLLRVRHFTQDDAHIFCTEEQMEEECKDVVALILDIYKDFGFTDVRIKLSTRPEKRIGSDETWDKLEAALANALEHMGMRYELFPGEGAFYGPKLEFVLRDAIGRDWQCGTLQVDMNLPERFDIHYVAADNAHRRPVMLHRALFGSLERFAGILIEHHAGALPLWLSPVQAVVMNISAGQADYAADVAQKLRDAGLRVECDLRGEKINYKIREHSLLKRPYLVVVGDKEKAAGLVALRARGNRDLGQMSLDRLIDRLQREIRSKGEAA
- a CDS encoding siroheme decarboxylase subunit beta; its protein translation is MNAPSPAQQQLEIRLLNDFQHDFPLVPAPFSALARRLDSDEATVLAACRRLQETGAISRIGAVFAPRSVGASTLAALAVPPERLDAVAALVNAHPGVNHNYEREHRFNLWFVATAADAPALEALLTEIHAETGLEPIALPLVEEYHIDLGFDLLHGGKRPRSPARPCLPVETSALDRRLIAALQPGLPLVPHPFAELAAKIGITESALIERLDQWLEAGCIKRFGIVVRHHELGFTANAMVVFDVPDDRVAEIGRRLAREPEVTLCYRRARHLPEWSANLYCMVHGRSRGEVEQVIERLRAIAAHPAQALFSRRRFKQCGARYFDAAAG